In one window of Meiothermus sp. DNA:
- a CDS encoding ABC transporter substrate-binding protein: MKRVLMAIWVILGLALGQGRELPKVSMVLNWFPQPSQGGFYAALADGLYKQKGIDLTIQPGGPNISSISLLAAGRVQLAMTDAAAVMFARDQGIPVVAIFAPFQTNPQGFMFHTENPVRRFEDLAGRTVAVSPGAAYWRFIEKKYNLSGKVQVVNYNGQLADWLRDKSRVTQCFVISEPFSARQQGANPGTLLIADSGFNPYMNLIVTTEQFLRDNPAAVKAFVEASQLGWYRYMGNPQRYVPAIQEVNQSQTPEWIVWQAEQQKPLVQRGDAVQNGIGYMSPERWKTLYNQLKDLELLKSEIDLSKVFTNQFVPKPR, from the coding sequence ATGAAGAGAGTGTTGATGGCAATCTGGGTGATCCTGGGGTTGGCGTTGGGGCAGGGTCGGGAACTGCCCAAGGTGAGCATGGTGCTCAACTGGTTCCCCCAGCCCTCGCAGGGCGGGTTTTACGCGGCTTTGGCAGACGGGCTGTACAAGCAGAAGGGCATTGACCTGACCATTCAGCCGGGCGGCCCCAACATTTCCTCGATCTCCTTGCTGGCGGCAGGACGGGTGCAGCTCGCCATGACCGACGCGGCGGCGGTGATGTTCGCCCGCGACCAGGGAATCCCGGTGGTGGCGATTTTCGCGCCCTTCCAGACCAACCCCCAGGGTTTTATGTTCCACACCGAAAACCCGGTGCGCCGGTTTGAAGACCTGGCCGGGCGCACGGTGGCGGTCTCGCCGGGGGCGGCGTACTGGCGTTTTATCGAGAAGAAGTACAACCTCTCCGGCAAGGTGCAGGTAGTGAACTATAACGGGCAGTTGGCCGACTGGCTGCGCGACAAAAGCCGGGTTACCCAGTGCTTTGTCATCTCCGAGCCGTTCTCGGCCCGCCAGCAAGGAGCCAACCCCGGCACTTTGCTCATCGCCGACTCGGGGTTCAACCCCTACATGAACCTGATCGTTACCACCGAGCAGTTTTTGCGCGACAACCCGGCGGCGGTAAAAGCCTTCGTGGAAGCCTCACAGCTGGGCTGGTATCGCTATATGGGCAATCCCCAGCGCTACGTCCCGGCCATCCAGGAGGTCAACCAGAGCCAGACCCCGGAGTGGATCGTATGGCAGGCGGAGCAGCAAAAACCCCTGGTGCAGCGCGGCGACGCGGTGCAAAACGGCATCGGCTACATGAGCCCGGAGCGCTGGAAAACCCTCTACAACCAGCTCAAAGACCTCGAGCTGCTCAAGAGCGAGATTGACCTGAGCAAAGTCTTTACCAACCAGTTCGTGCCCAAACCGCGCTAG
- a CDS encoding ABC transporter permease, with protein MSTLKNLAWPASALLALIALWQIGVMVFGPPPYLVPAPAHVVAAFQENWAILSTATLITLRAAVFAFLLAALIGAVVALLLSNIPFLYKAFFPYTVVLQTIPVIAVAPIIIIWFGIGLPSIIAIGILIAVFPVIANTTTGLRSTDASLKQLFTLYGATPAQSLFKLRLPYSLPFFFTGLRIASGLAVIGAIVGEYFAGAGGNRGGLGFVLVDAASRLQMPTLFAATICSALVGIVFFAVVSSLSNYFLQSWHESARE; from the coding sequence ATGAGCACGCTCAAGAACCTAGCCTGGCCCGCCTCGGCCCTGCTGGCGCTGATCGCCCTGTGGCAGATCGGGGTGATGGTTTTCGGGCCGCCGCCTTATCTGGTTCCAGCCCCAGCCCACGTGGTGGCGGCCTTTCAGGAGAACTGGGCCATCCTTTCCACCGCGACCCTCATCACTCTGCGGGCGGCGGTGTTCGCCTTTTTGCTGGCGGCCCTGATCGGGGCGGTGGTGGCCTTGCTCCTCTCGAACATCCCCTTTCTCTACAAAGCTTTTTTCCCCTACACGGTGGTGCTCCAGACCATCCCGGTGATCGCGGTCGCACCGATCATCATCATCTGGTTTGGCATCGGTCTGCCCTCGATCATCGCCATCGGTATCCTGATCGCGGTGTTCCCGGTGATCGCCAACACCACCACCGGGCTTCGCTCCACCGACGCCTCGCTCAAACAGCTCTTCACCCTCTACGGCGCGACCCCGGCCCAGTCGCTCTTCAAGCTGCGGCTGCCGTATTCGTTGCCCTTCTTCTTTACCGGATTGCGGATCGCCAGCGGGCTGGCGGTGATCGGGGCCATCGTGGGCGAGTATTTCGCAGGGGCCGGAGGTAACCGGGGGGGCTTGGGGTTCGTTCTGGTGGACGCGGCCAGCCGTTTGCAGATGCCCACCCTCTTCGCCGCGACGATCTGCTCGGCGTTGGTGGGGATCGTGTTTTTCGCGGTGGTGAGCAGCCTCAGCAACTACTTTTTGCAAAGCTGGCACGAGTCGGCTCGAGAATGA
- a CDS encoding ABC transporter ATP-binding protein, whose product MDSRPLISVSDVYKRYPDGTLALEGVNLEVRPGEFVSLVGPSGCGKSTLLRMLAGLEDITAGRVQVEGYAPESAQARSDMSFVFQEPTLLPWRTVLHNVALPLELRGVGIKERTERAKEVLDLVGLGPRAGAFPRTLSGGMKMRVSIARALITRPKIILMDEPFGALDEMTRQRLNDELLSLKQSTGATVVFVTHNMFEAVYLSQRIAVMTPHPGRIAETIEVPVPYPRDSSFRASETYGKLVYGVLRALEGYEALPPAVKA is encoded by the coding sequence GTGGATAGCAGGCCTTTGATTTCGGTTTCAGACGTGTATAAGCGCTACCCCGACGGCACCCTGGCCCTGGAGGGGGTGAACCTCGAGGTGCGCCCCGGGGAGTTCGTCTCGCTGGTAGGGCCTTCGGGTTGTGGCAAGAGTACGCTGTTGCGGATGCTGGCGGGTCTCGAGGACATCACCGCCGGGAGGGTGCAGGTCGAGGGTTATGCTCCCGAATCGGCCCAGGCGCGTTCGGACATGTCCTTTGTCTTTCAGGAGCCGACGCTGCTGCCCTGGCGCACGGTGCTGCACAACGTGGCCTTGCCGCTTGAGCTGCGCGGTGTGGGCATCAAGGAGCGCACCGAGCGGGCCAAAGAGGTGTTGGACTTGGTGGGTTTGGGGCCAAGGGCCGGTGCTTTTCCACGTACTTTATCGGGTGGGATGAAGATGCGGGTCTCGATTGCTCGAGCCCTTATCACACGCCCCAAAATCATACTGATGGACGAACCCTTCGGGGCGCTCGACGAGATGACCCGACAGCGGCTCAACGACGAACTGCTCTCGCTCAAACAGTCCACCGGGGCCACCGTGGTTTTTGTCACTCACAACATGTTCGAGGCGGTCTATCTCTCACAGCGGATCGCGGTGATGACCCCACACCCTGGCCGGATCGCGGAGACCATCGAGGTTCCCGTACCCTACCCACGCGACTCCTCCTTCCGCGCCTCCGAGACCTACGGCAAGCTGGTTTACGGGGTGTTGCGGGCGCTCGAGGGGTACGAGGCCCTGCCCCCGGCGGTGAAGGCATGA
- a CDS encoding ATP-binding cassette domain-containing protein, translated as MGGAGGLEVQWFASVFYIFSFLASPRPSRSWSRRVACEPLRHPQAHQTLRGARSAGQRRDLPRHPPGEILGVFGPNGAGKTTLVRQITGLLRPTSGQIELLGQDVVRYPGAVPRYVSFYGQRAPILRNYTVAEVLVYAGVLRGLPVPKAQEN; from the coding sequence ATGGGCGGTGCGGGTGGCCTCGAGGTGCAGTGGTTCGCCAGCGTGTTCTATATATTTAGCTTCTTAGCTTCACCAAGGCCCAGCCGGTCTTGGAGCAGGAGGGTAGCTTGTGAACCTCTACGTCATCCGCAAGCTCACCAAACGCTACGGGGCGCGAGGAGTGCTGGCCAACGACGCGATCTCCCTCGACATCCGCCAGGGGAGATCCTGGGGGTTTTCGGGCCCAATGGGGCCGGGAAGACCACCCTGGTGCGCCAGATCACCGGGCTCCTGAGGCCCACCTCCGGGCAGATCGAGCTGCTGGGCCAGGACGTGGTGCGCTACCCTGGGGCAGTGCCGCGCTACGTCAGCTTTTATGGCCAGCGGGCCCCCATCTTGCGCAACTACACCGTCGCGGAGGTGCTGGTCTACGCTGGGGTGCTGCGGGGCTTGCCAGTGCCAAAAGCCCAGGAGAACTAA
- a CDS encoding ABC transporter permease, with product MIRVVQIEFWRFLRSIIRYPLELIGGVMGAAVGFALFFIGVRYLAGSALFGERLEAMVISLLAWTLAFSLLSTSASTISEEALTGLMEQLALTRPGLLGLVLVRAALSILYIGLLNIPVFLSILATSGARLDLQPLALLPLATLAFSALGLGLMLGGLALVYKRVGQLLGVLQYVLLGLFLVRFEALTLPWNALGSLLPLVPSASALRIMLGQGQDPGWELLLLAGVNALAYLALGIGLFQRAIRRARQQGSLGTY from the coding sequence TTGATTCGGGTTGTCCAAATTGAGTTCTGGCGCTTTTTGAGATCCATTATCCGTTATCCTCTGGAGCTCATTGGGGGTGTGATGGGTGCGGCGGTGGGCTTTGCCCTCTTCTTCATAGGGGTGCGCTACCTGGCCGGCTCGGCCCTCTTCGGTGAGCGACTGGAGGCTATGGTGATCAGCCTCCTGGCCTGGACCCTAGCCTTTTCCCTGCTCTCTACTTCGGCCTCTACCATTTCGGAGGAGGCATTGACGGGTCTTATGGAGCAACTGGCCCTCACCCGCCCCGGTCTGTTGGGGTTGGTGCTGGTTCGTGCGGCCCTATCCATCCTCTATATTGGCTTGTTGAACATCCCGGTTTTTCTATCTATTCTCGCTACCTCTGGAGCAAGGCTGGATCTCCAACCTTTGGCCCTTCTCCCCTTGGCTACCCTGGCCTTCAGTGCACTGGGCCTGGGGCTTATGTTGGGGGGGCTGGCCCTGGTTTACAAGCGGGTAGGGCAACTCCTGGGCGTCCTACAATACGTTTTATTGGGTCTTTTCTTGGTACGTTTTGAGGCGCTGACCTTGCCTTGGAATGCTCTGGGCTCCCTCCTGCCGCTGGTGCCTTCGGCTTCTGCGCTACGAATTATGCTCGGTCAAGGGCAAGATCCTGGCTGGGAGCTTCTTCTCCTCGCCGGGGTCAATGCCCTGGCCTATCTGGCGCTAGGGATCGGGCTCTTTCAACGCGCCATCCGGAGGGCTCGACAACAGGGTTCGTTGGGAACGTACTGA
- a CDS encoding ABC transporter ATP-binding protein, whose product MNPSMKSANSTSPAPVLEAHQLHKRYPKGKGWQEALKGISLKLFQGEILTLLGPNGAGKTTLVKILAGLVEPDGGQISLPQVERRTWLGAVLEGNRNLYWRLSILENLVYFGVLRGLSPKQARQRGLEFLEAVGLLDKANQIVGTLSRGQQQRAALVVALVHDPPILFLDEPTLGVDLEAQEAISTWILQLKNDGKSILLTTHQMDLAEALADRVAILLDGVLALEGKKQAVLQGSPGDPYRLELQTPLEEGDPRLAKLWACGAEVEGAAVRVVGEEVLWEVLRILDPLPLERVERESLSLEGLFWRMLGERKRP is encoded by the coding sequence ATGAACCCAAGCATGAAGAGCGCCAACTCCACCAGCCCGGCCCCAGTCCTGGAGGCCCATCAATTGCACAAGCGCTATCCCAAGGGAAAGGGCTGGCAAGAGGCATTGAAGGGGATCAGTCTAAAGCTCTTCCAGGGGGAGATCCTGACCCTTTTGGGCCCCAACGGCGCGGGTAAGACGACCCTGGTCAAGATACTAGCTGGCCTGGTAGAGCCGGATGGTGGGCAGATAAGCCTACCGCAGGTAGAGCGACGAACCTGGTTGGGTGCGGTGCTGGAGGGCAACCGCAACCTCTACTGGCGCTTGAGCATCCTGGAGAATCTCGTCTATTTTGGCGTACTACGCGGACTCAGTCCCAAGCAGGCTCGGCAGCGTGGACTGGAGTTCTTGGAGGCCGTGGGTCTTCTGGATAAGGCCAATCAAATTGTGGGCACCCTCTCCAGGGGACAGCAACAAAGGGCAGCCCTGGTCGTAGCGCTGGTGCACGACCCCCCCATCCTTTTCCTGGACGAGCCCACCTTGGGGGTAGACCTTGAAGCCCAGGAAGCCATCAGTACATGGATCCTACAGCTGAAGAATGACGGCAAGTCCATTCTCCTCACTACCCACCAGATGGACTTGGCCGAAGCCTTGGCCGACCGGGTGGCTATCCTTCTCGATGGGGTGTTGGCCCTGGAGGGGAAAAAACAAGCGGTGCTGCAAGGCTCTCCAGGCGATCCCTACCGATTGGAGCTGCAGACTCCCCTGGAAGAGGGGGATCCGCGTCTTGCCAAACTATGGGCCTGTGGAGCGGAAGTGGAGGGGGCAGCGGTTCGGGTGGTGGGCGAGGAAGTCCTGTGGGAAGTGCTCAGAATCTTGGATCCTCTACCCCTCGAGCGGGTGGAGCGGGAGAGCCTCTCCCTCGAGGGGCTTTTCTGGCGCATGCTAGGGGAAAGGAAGAGACCTTGA